From Azospirillum brasilense:
AAGCATGAAGGCGCTGATTCTGGGTGGCACCACTGAAGCGACGGCGCTGGCCCGCCTTCTCAATGGCCACCCGCGCATCGACGCGGCGGTGTCGCTGGCCGGGCGCACCAAGCAGCCGGTCCTGCCGCCCCTGCCGACCCGCATCGGCGGTTTCGGCGGGGTGGACGGGCTGGCGACGCATCTCGTGGAAAGCGGCATCGGGGCGGTGGTGGACGCGACACATCCCTTCGCCGACCAGATTTCCGCCAACGCCGCGGCGGCCTGCGCGCGGGTGGGCGTGCCGCTGCTCGTACTGACCCGCAAGCCCTGGGTGCCGACCGAGAGCGACCGCTGGATCGGCGTGCCGGACATGGCCGCCGCCGCCGAGGCACTGCGCCCGCTCGGCGAGAGCGTTTTCCTGACCATCGGCCGGCAGGAGGTCGCGGTGTTCGAGGCGGTGCCGGACAAGCGCTACCTGATCCGCGCCGTCGATCCGCCGGAACCGACGCCGAAGCTGCCCGATTACCGCCTGATTCTCGGCCGTGGCCCCTTCACGCTGGAGGGAGAATGCGCCCTGCTGGAGGAGCATCGGGTGGATGTCATCGTCAGCAAGAACAGCGGCGGGACGGCAACGGAAGCGAAGCTGGAAGCCGCGCGTCGCCGGGGCATCCCCGTGGTGATGGTCGAGCGCCCAAAGGGTAATGGCGTGGCCGAAGTGCACGCAGCGGCGGCGGCGTTGGCGTGGTTGGAGGCATTCGGCAGTTGAGCCCCCCTCCCGACCTCCCCCCGCTACGCAGGGGGAGGGGATTCCCTCCCCTGCAAAGCGGGGGAGGGTTAGGGAGGGGGCAACGGTTGGCGACACCGCCCTCATCCCCGCACCCCATAGCTGCGCGGCGTGTAGACCCACGGCCGCGCACCCTCGCGCGGCACCAGCCGGGTGTGCGAGGCGCCGATGATGACGCAGGTCCGCATGTCGGCCTGTGCCGCGTCCACCGCGCCCAGGGTCGTGATGGTCAGCGCCTCGTCGGGGCGGCCGACCGCCTGGGCGAGGATCACCGGCGTGTCCGCCGAGCGGAGGTCGCGCAGCGCGTCGAAGGCGGCGCCGAGCTGCCAGGGGCGGGCACGGCTGATCGGGTTGTAGAGCGCGATCACGAAATCCGCCTCCGCCGCCAGACGCAGGCGTTTCAGCACCACCTCCCACGGCTTCAGATTGTCGGACAGCGAGATGGCGCAGAAATCATGGCCGAGCGGCGCGCCGGCCCGTGCCGCCGCCGCCTGCATCGCGGAAATGCCGGGATCGACGGACAGAGCCACGCGGTGCCACGCCGCGGGCGCCGCCGGGTCGTCCAGCGCTTCGAACACCGCGGCGGCCATGGCGAAGACGCCGGGGTCGCCGCCGGACACCACCGCCACCCGACGGCCCTCCGCCGCCAGTTCGAGGGCGTGGCGGGCGCGGTCCAGTTCCACCCGGTTGTCGGAGGCGTGGCGCACCTGCGGCCCCGGCGGCACGCGGTCCACATAGGGGAAATAGCCGACGAGGTCGGTCGCCTCCGCCAGATCGCGCCGGGCCTCCGGGGTCAGCCAGTCCTCGGTGCCGGGGCCGAGCCCGACGACCTTCAACCATCCGGCGCGTGGATCGGCCGTCATCGCCGCAGCCCTTCGCCGGGGATGACGATCTGCGAGAAATAGGGGGCCGTCTCCGGCGCCTCGCGGAAGGGCATGACACGCTGGTCCGCCATGCTCGCCCGCTCGATGTACCAGGCGCGGTCGGCCAGCCCGGCGGCCTCCACGGCGCGGCGGACCTTCGGCAGGTTCTGGCCCAGCTTCATGATGACCGCGGCGTCGGCGTTGCGCAGCGCGCGCAAAAGCGCCTCCTCCCCCAGCGTGCCGGGAATGACCGACAGCACGTCGTCGCGTAGCGTCAGCGGGCGCGGCAGCAGCGAGGCGCTGCACATCATCGAGGTCACGCCCGGCACCACCTCCGTCGGGAAGCGCGAGGCCAGCCGCAGGAACAGATGCATGAAGCTGCCGTAGAAGAAGGCGTCGCCCTCGTTCAGCGCGGCGATGGAGCGCCCGGCGGCGAGATGCTCGGCCAGCCGCTCGGCGGACTCGTCGAAGAAGGCCTCGATCTGGCGGCCGTAGTCGGGGTGGTTGGGCGGCAGCTCGACCGTCACCGGATAGACCATCGGCAGTTCGATGTGCTCCGCCGTAATGCAGCCGTCGGCGATGCGCCGGGCCTGTCCAGAGGTGCCGCGCTTGCAGAAATACGCGACCACCGGGCAGGCGCCGATGGTGCGCATGGCGCGGACGGTCATCAGGTCCGGATCGCCGGGGCCGACGCTGACGCCGTAGAGGGTGCCGGTAGGGGGAGTGCTGTTGCTCATTCCACGTCGCTCGCCAGGGCGTTGACCGCCGCCGCCGCCATGGCGCTGCCGCCGCGCCGGCCCTTGATCGCCAGGAAGGGCAGGCCGAAGGGCGCCTCGGCCAGCGCGTCCTTGCTTTCCGCCGCACCGACGAAGCCCACCGGGAAGCCCAGCACCGCCGCCGGCTTCGGCGCGCCGTCGCGGATCATCTCCAGCAGCTTGAACAGGGCGGTCGGCGCGTTGCCGATGGCGACGACCGAACCGGCGAGCCGGGGCACCCACAGCTCAAGCGCGGCGGCGGATCGGGTGTTTTCGACCTGCTTGGCCAGTTCCGGCACCGCCGGGTCGCGCAGCGTGCAGACGACGGCGTTGTCCGCCGGCAGGCGCGCCCGCGTGATGCCGTGGGCGACCATCTCGCTGTCGCAGAGGATCGCCGCGCCATGACGCAAAGCCGTTCGCGCCGCCGTTCCCACGTCGGGGGAGAACATCAGGTCCTTGGCCGCGTCCACCATGCCGCAGGCGTGGATGACGCGCACCGCCACCGCCTTCAGATCGTCGGGGATGGCCGACAGGTCGGCCTCCGCCCGGATGGTTGCGAAGGACTGGCGGTAGATGGCCGCTCCATCGCGGATGTAGTCGTAAAGCGGCTCAGCGGACACGGGACAACTCCTCAACAGACAATCCGGCGATTGTGGCGATGGCCTCGGGCGGCGTCAGGCCGGACCGCCAGGGCGCGCCTCCGGGGGCGGCGTTCAGCGCGACGTCATAGACGCCGTCCCGCGCGGTGAGCGTGACATCCGCCGCACCGGGATGGGCGCAGCCCTTCGCGCAGCCGGAGACATGCACCATCCGCACCGCCTCCAGCAAGCCTGCCGCGCGCCCGGCGATGGCGAGGCCGTCCGCGTGGGTGTCGGTGGTGCCGACGTCGCAGCCGGTGACGCCGCTGCAGGCGGTGAGCTTCAGGCGGATGTCAAGGGGATCGAGGATGCCGCCGAGCGCGGCGGCTTTCTCCGCGGCGCCCTCCTGCGGGGCGGCCAGCAGCAGGGCGCGCCAGGGGGTGATGCGGATCTCGTGGGTGAGGGTGGCCAGCGCCTCCAGCCGGTCGACGTCGAGGCGGCCGAAGGGGAAGGCGACGCCCAGCCATGAAACAGGGGGCCAGGAGGGTTGGGGGCCGAGGAAGAGTCGGGTCGGCGACGTTTGCCCCCACCCTGACCCTCCCCCGCTGGGCGGGGGAGGGAATGAGGTTTGCGGGGGAGAATCTTCCCTCCCCCGCCCAGCGGGGGAGGGAAGGGGCCCATGCGCAGCATGGGAAGGGTGGGGGCAAGACAGCAGGCCCCTCACCCGCTCCCGCAGCGCCTCCACCCCCAGCGTCTTGACCAATCCGGCCATGCGCCGCGGCGGCTCGGCCAGGGTTTGGCGAAGCTCCAGAAAAGCCCGCGCCAGCGCCGCCGCAAGCTCCACCAAATCGTCGGGCCGGCAGTGGCCCAGCACCACCGCTCCCTCGAACGTCCCGCCCAGCCCGACGCGGAGCAGCGGCCCCGCCACCGCGTCGAAGCGCACGTCGGTGCTGCTGTCGAACAGGGGGGCCTGACCGCCGCCGTCGATCAGCCAGCCGAATTTCGGCGGCAGCCGGTGGAGGTCACGGTCGGCCGCCAGCCGGGCATCGAGCGCCAGGGAGTAGGGGCGCACGTCCAGCACCGCCGTCCCGTCCAGCCCGGCGGTCGGGGAGGTCAGCACGTTGCGCACCGCCTCGCTCTCCGCGTCCTCCGAGACGTAGCCGAGCGCGCGAAGCTCGGCGATCAGCGCCGCCATGTCCGCCGCGGCGACACCGCGCAGTTGCAGGTTGCCGCGGTGGCTGAGGTCGACCAGACCGTTGCCGTAACGACGCCCCAGCTCCGCGAACCGCGTCGCCGAGGCGGCGGGAAGCACCCCCGCCGGAACGCGCACGCGGACCAGCAGACCGTCGCCGACCTCCATTGGGGCCAGGACGCCGGGGCACATGCCGCGCCGGCGGGGTGGATTGCGGAGTTGGGTGATCGCGCTCATGCGGACATCTCCTTGCGGCGGCGCAGATCGTCGCCCGTCGAATTGCGGCGTGGGTGCCAGAGACCGCGCTCCAAAGCCTCGGTCAGCCGGTCCAGGATATGCCGGGCGGCGGCCGGATTGGACTGCGCCAGGAAGTCCCACACCCGCAGGTCGTCCACATAGGCATCGTACAACTGGTCGAAATGATGGGGCCGCACCGCCGTGGTGGTCGCGGCGAAGGCGAACAGCGTGTCCACGCTCGCCGCCAGCTCCCCGGCGCCGCGGTAGCCGTGGCGCATCATGCCGTCGATCCAGCGCGGGTTGGCCGCCCGTCCGCGCATCACGCGGGCGATCTCCTCCCCCAGCGTGCGGACGGTCAGGCTCTCCGGCTCCGAACTGTCGAGGTGGTAGAGCGCCGGGTCGTTGTCGACCAAGGCGGCGGCGGCGGAGAAGCCGCCCTCATACTGCATGAACCCGTCGGTGGAGAGGACGTCGTGCTCCCGCTGGTCCTGGTGGTGGACCAGCGCGTCGGCCCCGCCGATGCGGCGGCGGAACAGGCTGGGCAGCGGGACGCCCTCCAGCCCCTTGCCGTAGGCGTGGCAGCTTCCCTCCAGATAGGCGGCGCCGAAATCGGCCCGCGCGTTCCAGTCTCCGCGCGCGATCATGCCGGGCAGCGCCGTGCCGTAGGCGCCGGGGGCCGCGCCGAAGACCCGCGCGCTGGCCCAGCGCTCGGCCTCCGCCGCCGGGGTGCCGCCGGCTTTCAACTCGGCGCGGTCGGTGCGCAACGCGACGGCGACGGGGTTCACGTCCTCCGGTTCGTCCTCCGCCATCACGGCGCGGACGGCCTGGTCGAACAGGGCGATCTGCTGCGGGAAGACGTCGCGGAACAGGCCGGAGATGCGCAGCGTCACGTCCACCCTCGGGCGGCCCAGGACGGAGGCCGGCATCACCTCGAAGCCGGTGACCCGGCCGGACCCGTTTTCCCACAGCGGGCGCACGCCGAGCAGGGCCATGGCCTGGGCCAGCTCGTCGCCGCCGGTGCGCATGGCCGGCGTGCCCCAGCAATCCACCACCAGCCGCTTCGGCCAGTCGCCGTGGTCCTGCAGGTAGCGGGTGATCAGCGCGTCCGCCGCCTGCCAGCCCAGCGTCCAGGCGGTCGGCGTCGGCACGCCGCGCGGGTCGAGCGCGTAGAGGTTTCGCCCGGTGGGCAGCGTGTCGGCCCGCCCCCGCGCCAGCGAGCCGCCGGGGCCGGGCTTCACGAAGCGTCCGTCCAGCCCGGCCAGCAAGGCGGCCATCTCCGCCTCGCCGCAGGCGTCCAGCGCCGGGGCGACGTCCTCCGCCGTGCCGAAACGGGCGACGGCGGCGAGCAGGCGGGCCCGGCGCTCCGGCTCTGGCGTCGTGCCGAAGACGTGCAGCCCGTCGCGGATCTGCATCTCCTTGATGTCGCAGAGATGGGCGTCGAGGCGGCTGAGGATGGCGTCGGGGTCGTCGTCGGGCCGCAGGTTGCAGTCGGCGGCGACGCCGGAACTCCAGGCGAGATCGAGGATGGTCTGCCGCAGCGTGCCCAGACGCCGCGGGTCGAGCCCGGTCGCCATCGAATATTCGTCGATGGCCGTTTCAAGCGCGGCGAGGTCGCCGTGCAGCCCGGCCTCGACCGGCGGCGGGGTCAGGTGGCCGATCAGCACGGCGCCGAGCCGGCGGCGCGCCTGCACACCCTCGCCGGGGTTGTTGACGATGAAGGGATAGAGGCAGGGCAGGGGACCGGCGACGATCTCCGGCCAGCAATCGGCGGACAGGGCAACGGCCTTGCCCGGCAGCCATTCCAGCGTCCCGTGCGCCCCCACCTGGACCAGCGCGTGGATGCCCAGGATGTGGCGGAGCCAAAGGTGGAAGGCGTAGTAGCCGTGGCTGGGCGGCGTCTCCGGGTCGTGGTGCTGGGTGGTGGTCAGCGGGCCGTGGCCGCGGCTTGGCTGCACGGCGACGGTGACGTTGCCGCAGGCCAGAACGGTGAAGTGGAAGGCCGCGCCGTCGGAACGCGGGTCGGCCTCCTCGTCGCCCCAGCATGCCGCGATGCGGGCGCGGGCGTCGGCGGAGGCGAGGCGGCGGTAGTCCTCCAAACTCAGCGCGGCGGTGGCTCCGCCGGTCAGCGCCTCCATCAGGGCGGCGGGGCCGGCGGGGAGCCCGTCCAGCGCGTAGCCCTCGGCGCGCAGCCGCTCCAGGATGCCGACGACGCTCGCCGGGGTGTCGAGGCCGACCGCGTGCCCGATGCCGCCGCCCGGCCCCGGATAATCGGAGAGCACCAGCGCCAGCTTGCGCTCGGCCCGCGGGGTGGCGCCCAGCCGTACCCAGGCGGCGGCCAGATCGGCGGCGAACGCCACGCGGTCGGGCACCGGGCGGATCAGCGTCGGGGCGAACTCCAGGTCGGGGTCCAGCGCCCCTTCGGCCTTGAAGGCGATGGCGCGGGTCAGGATGCGTCCATCCATCTCCGGCAGCACCACGTTCATCGCGAGATCGGACGGCCCCATGCCGCGGGCGGAGCCGCGCCAGCCCTCCTCCGGGGTGGTGGACAGCACGGCCTGAAGCACCGGCGTGCCGTTGGCCTCCAGCGGCGACCCGTCCTCGCGCGCCGCCGAGAAGCCGGTCAGGTTCATCACGACGACGGCGTCGCGGGCGGTCAGGGTGGCGCGCATCCAGGCGGCGCAGTCCGGCTCCTTCAGGCTCGCCACGAACAGCGGCAGCGGGGCGAGGCCGCGCGCGGCCAGCGCGTCGCACAGCGCGTGCACCGGCTCCAGATCGCCGGCCAGCAGGTGGGAGCGGTAGAAGACGACCGGCGCGCATGGCCCAGCAACTTGGCCGGACCAGCCCTCATAGACGCCGAAGCGGGGGACCGGCGCCGGCTCGCGCCAAGGGCGCTCCTGCCCGCTCAGAGTGGCGGCGTAGGCCAGCAGGTTGGCCATGTTGTCCGGCCCGCCTTCGGTGAATCCGCGCCACAGCCGTTGCGCGGCCTCGGCCGGAACGGTGCCATAGCCCTCCAGGGCGGGGTTCGGCTGGGCGCAGCCGGGCAGCACGGCCAGCGCCACCCCGGATTCCCGGCAGGCGGCGGCGACATGGTCAAGCCCATAACGCCAGTAGCCCGCCCCGCCGAGCAGCCGCAGAACGACCAGCTTCGCCTTGCGGATCACGGACTCGACGTAGAGGTCCACCGACAGCGGGTGCCCCAGCCGCGCGAGATTCGCCAGCCGCAGGGTCGGCAACGGATTGGAAGTCAGGGCGTCGCGATGGCGCTTCCAGCAGGCGGCGAGCGCCGTCAGGTCGCTGTCGGAGAAGGACAGGACGACGAGGTCCGCCGGGCTCTGCCCCAGATCCACGGCCTGGGGGCCGGCGTCGAGGTCTTCCTGGCGGGCGGCGAGTAGGTGCATGACCGAGAGCTTTTCGAAATGTCCCTCTCCCCTCTGGGGAGAGGGCTAGGGTGAGGGGGGTGCGCGTGGCGGAACGTCCGGCGTAAGCGCACCCCCCTCACCGGCCCTGCGGGCCACCCTCTCCCCAGAGGGGAGAGGGTTGTGAAGGCCGAAAATCACCCCAGCGCCGCGGTCACGGCGTTGCGGTCCAGGCCCGTCTCGCCGATCACCACCAGACGGCTGCGGCGCGGCTCGTCGGGCTTCCAGAAGCGGTCGAAATGGGTCTGGATGCGCGTCCCCACGCCCTGCACCAGCAGGCGCATCGGCTTGCCCGGCACATCGATGAAGCCCTTCAGGCGCAGCACGCCGTGGGCGGCGGCCACGCGCTCCAGCGTCTTCGCCAGCGCCGCCGGGTCGGGCTGCGGGCCGAGTTCCACGACGAAGCTGGTGAAATCGTCGTGGTCGTGGCCCTCCTCCTCGTCATGGTGGCTGGGGCGGTTGGCGAGGTCGTCCTCGGCCCCGGCCCCGACGCCCAGCAGGACCACCGGATCGACCTTGCCGTTGCTGGCGCGCAGGATCTTGGCCTCGCGCCCGGTGCCACCCTCGGCCATGGCGGCGCGGATCAGGTCCTCGACCTTCGCCAGATCGG
This genomic window contains:
- a CDS encoding cobalt-precorrin-6A reductase, producing MKALILGGTTEATALARLLNGHPRIDAAVSLAGRTKQPVLPPLPTRIGGFGGVDGLATHLVESGIGAVVDATHPFADQISANAAAACARVGVPLLVLTRKPWVPTESDRWIGVPDMAAAAEALRPLGESVFLTIGRQEVAVFEAVPDKRYLIRAVDPPEPTPKLPDYRLILGRGPFTLEGECALLEEHRVDVIVSKNSGGTATEAKLEAARRRGIPVVMVERPKGNGVAEVHAAAAALAWLEAFGS
- the cobJ gene encoding precorrin-3B C(17)-methyltransferase, with protein sequence MTADPRAGWLKVVGLGPGTEDWLTPEARRDLAEATDLVGYFPYVDRVPPGPQVRHASDNRVELDRARHALELAAEGRRVAVVSGGDPGVFAMAAAVFEALDDPAAPAAWHRVALSVDPGISAMQAAAARAGAPLGHDFCAISLSDNLKPWEVVLKRLRLAAEADFVIALYNPISRARPWQLGAAFDALRDLRSADTPVILAQAVGRPDEALTITTLGAVDAAQADMRTCVIIGASHTRLVPREGARPWVYTPRSYGVRG
- a CDS encoding precorrin-2 C(20)-methyltransferase, which produces MSNSTPPTGTLYGVSVGPGDPDLMTVRAMRTIGACPVVAYFCKRGTSGQARRIADGCITAEHIELPMVYPVTVELPPNHPDYGRQIEAFFDESAERLAEHLAAGRSIAALNEGDAFFYGSFMHLFLRLASRFPTEVVPGVTSMMCSASLLPRPLTLRDDVLSVIPGTLGEEALLRALRNADAAVIMKLGQNLPKVRRAVEAAGLADRAWYIERASMADQRVMPFREAPETAPYFSQIVIPGEGLRR
- a CDS encoding precorrin-8X methylmutase; the encoded protein is MSAEPLYDYIRDGAAIYRQSFATIRAEADLSAIPDDLKAVAVRVIHACGMVDAAKDLMFSPDVGTAARTALRHGAAILCDSEMVAHGITRARLPADNAVVCTLRDPAVPELAKQVENTRSAAALELWVPRLAGSVVAIGNAPTALFKLLEMIRDGAPKPAAVLGFPVGFVGAAESKDALAEAPFGLPFLAIKGRRGGSAMAAAAVNALASDVE
- the cobG gene encoding precorrin-3B synthase, with the protein product MSAITQLRNPPRRRGMCPGVLAPMEVGDGLLVRVRVPAGVLPAASATRFAELGRRYGNGLVDLSHRGNLQLRGVAAADMAALIAELRALGYVSEDAESEAVRNVLTSPTAGLDGTAVLDVRPYSLALDARLAADRDLHRLPPKFGWLIDGGGQAPLFDSSTDVRFDAVAGPLLRVGLGGTFEGAVVLGHCRPDDLVELAAALARAFLELRQTLAEPPRRMAGLVKTLGVEALRERVRGLLSCPHPSHAAHGPLPSPAGRGREDSPPQTSFPPPPSGGGSGWGQTSPTRLFLGPQPSWPPVSWLGVAFPFGRLDVDRLEALATLTHEIRITPWRALLLAAPQEGAAEKAAALGGILDPLDIRLKLTACSGVTGCDVGTTDTHADGLAIAGRAAGLLEAVRMVHVSGCAKGCAHPGAADVTLTARDGVYDVALNAAPGGAPWRSGLTPPEAIATIAGLSVEELSRVR
- the cobN gene encoding cobaltochelatase subunit CobN yields the protein MHLLAARQEDLDAGPQAVDLGQSPADLVVLSFSDSDLTALAACWKRHRDALTSNPLPTLRLANLARLGHPLSVDLYVESVIRKAKLVVLRLLGGAGYWRYGLDHVAAACRESGVALAVLPGCAQPNPALEGYGTVPAEAAQRLWRGFTEGGPDNMANLLAYAATLSGQERPWREPAPVPRFGVYEGWSGQVAGPCAPVVFYRSHLLAGDLEPVHALCDALAARGLAPLPLFVASLKEPDCAAWMRATLTARDAVVVMNLTGFSAAREDGSPLEANGTPVLQAVLSTTPEEGWRGSARGMGPSDLAMNVVLPEMDGRILTRAIAFKAEGALDPDLEFAPTLIRPVPDRVAFAADLAAAWVRLGATPRAERKLALVLSDYPGPGGGIGHAVGLDTPASVVGILERLRAEGYALDGLPAGPAALMEALTGGATAALSLEDYRRLASADARARIAACWGDEEADPRSDGAAFHFTVLACGNVTVAVQPSRGHGPLTTTQHHDPETPPSHGYYAFHLWLRHILGIHALVQVGAHGTLEWLPGKAVALSADCWPEIVAGPLPCLYPFIVNNPGEGVQARRRLGAVLIGHLTPPPVEAGLHGDLAALETAIDEYSMATGLDPRRLGTLRQTILDLAWSSGVAADCNLRPDDDPDAILSRLDAHLCDIKEMQIRDGLHVFGTTPEPERRARLLAAVARFGTAEDVAPALDACGEAEMAALLAGLDGRFVKPGPGGSLARGRADTLPTGRNLYALDPRGVPTPTAWTLGWQAADALITRYLQDHGDWPKRLVVDCWGTPAMRTGGDELAQAMALLGVRPLWENGSGRVTGFEVMPASVLGRPRVDVTLRISGLFRDVFPQQIALFDQAVRAVMAEDEPEDVNPVAVALRTDRAELKAGGTPAAEAERWASARVFGAAPGAYGTALPGMIARGDWNARADFGAAYLEGSCHAYGKGLEGVPLPSLFRRRIGGADALVHHQDQREHDVLSTDGFMQYEGGFSAAAALVDNDPALYHLDSSEPESLTVRTLGEEIARVMRGRAANPRWIDGMMRHGYRGAGELAASVDTLFAFAATTTAVRPHHFDQLYDAYVDDLRVWDFLAQSNPAAARHILDRLTEALERGLWHPRRNSTGDDLRRRKEMSA